In Ornithodoros turicata isolate Travis chromosome 1, ASM3712646v1, whole genome shotgun sequence, the DNA window AGAAGCGTTTTATCAGATGGGCGTGTATATGGAGAACCGAAAGGCACGTTTCGCGCCCAACAGATGTCTAGTAAGCGCCGTTTCGCGAGATACGCCCACTTAggatattagggagttttagtgtatcgtacgctatcgcctttgcgtacgtaggggatagcgtagtggttctgcgcagtgcgcgaagttctctttatgttttgcgcgtgcgcataaccaccaacgctattccttacgtgcgcaaaggcgatagcgtacgatccactaaGACTTCTCTCATCTTATGGCCCGTTTATATTATAGCGTGAGCAGTACAACGTACTGAGAGTATGGGTTCGTTGTGGAAAACGGTTACTTGCGCAGGCATACGCAGCACCTGCCAGTAACACCCTATATGCGCTCGAAATTATAGTACTCCTAGTACTTGTGAAGTTAACAATTCTTGCAAGACTTGAAATCTCGGCTTTCAAATATAAATCCGTTGTTGTTCGGAAGTTACGGGGAAATACACTGTGCACACGCACCATTCAAGGGCATTTCATTTGAACATGCTATAAAGGCGGTACCCATtattccttacaaacaaacaacaagtACATGAGAATTTCTgtgctctaaacagaactccgatcTGTCTTCGCCCCCTTTGGCGCTCaccattaattcatcctctcatattaacctctttgaAGTCGGGTAGGGTACTGTGGCTACCATGGGGAAACACCACcatgcagacttgtgcgtaacgcgttactagtaattgcgttacttgtaatcaattactttttgagtaatttttcgagcaatCAATTACTTTACTGTCAACGTAATTTTtggagtaatcaattacttttctgagtaatcggttactcagtaattgattacttttcccgcagagattaacttatcttttagatgttctgccccaagttaAGCCCCTCGTGCGGTCAGCCTTTTTTGGAccgtcattgtaataacgttctggaatttcagggtctctctccctaatctcttcctacaccagtgtggtggtacctgaagctttggaggtttagtgagtcatggcgaagttccaggcaatgttcttccacaatcgggtcaacgtctttcTGGGGGATAAATACAGTAGCATACAGATCTACTTGGCCTACGCGTGTTTGTtcttcgtgttatttcagctgttccgctgttgaacctttttttttttctgaggcacacaaagacgggtataatttgcgtgaatgctcCTCGACTGACTGTGTAATAGACCTCATCTCTGATATTGAGCACTGTACAGCCCTGTCATACATGACggtggctgtcttcctggattTAAGGCAGGCCTTTGACACGGTGAGCCACCCTCACCTTCGTCAGGGTTTGCTGCATGCTGGCGTCGGCGGACGAACTTACCAGAGGATCTCTGACTACCTCACAGATAGGACAATGGAAATGATAACAGCAGACGGAAAAACCAACTCAGTGCCAGTTAACCAAGGAGTACCACAAGGGGGGGTACTTAGCCCAACCCTTTTCAATATTGTCATGGCTGGACTGATACCCCTACTCCCCCAAGGTGTGAAGATCACTTTGTACGCGGACAATGTGTGTATCTGGGCCAGCGGACGACATGCCAGCCGAATCAAGGACACTTTGGAATATGCCATGGAATCCATCACAACATTCTTCGAAGAGAGCGCTATATGGACCTTTCCCCGGAAAAAACTGTGTTCATAGCCGTCACCAGGAAAAAACTCAAGGACTTCAGCTTAACAGTAAGGGGTGAAGCAATCAAGAGAACATCCAGCCACAGGTTCTTAGGAATCGTCCTACACAGAAACCTGTCGTGGACACAAGAGATTCGAAAACTTCAGCAGAAGACCAAAACCTATATCAGCATTATGAAGATTATGGCCGGTGTAAGGTGGGGCAACACGAGCATGATCATGAATTTTCATCAGGCACTGGTACGCCAATCACTGGCACATAACattccacacctacaaaatatcACTGCTCATCAGGAAAGACAACTGGATGCAATCCTAGGAAGGAGTCTTAGGATTTGCCTTGGAGTGCCAAAAACAACCAGAACGTCTCTTGTTCTCGCAGAAGCACGGGAGCCTCCTGCGGTCGTACTTAGGAGCCAAGAGCTAGAAAGACATCTTGTTCGACTCATCACACGGCACTCCGATCACGAGCTCATCAAAAAAGTGGCAAGTAGGCACAAGAGCAGCGCAGCACGGACCCTAAAGCAACTACTGAGAAGTCTCCCAAAGAAAAGGATACACACCACGAAGCAAGACCGACCTCCTTGGCTCTTGCACGAGCCTAGAGTACACATGACCATTCCATGCATCAATAAGAAGGCTGACACAAACTCATCAGtgctccgaacatcggccctgACACATCTAGAAGAAAAGTTTCCAGCCAAGACAATGATATATACGGATGGTTCCTGCTCCCAGGGAAAATCTGCGAGTGCTTTTGTTGTCGAAGACGTCAGGAAAGGATACCGGCTCTCCCATGACACATCATCGACTATGGCCGAATTGCGTGGGATCTTCAGAGCCCTGTGCCATATCAGAAAATCTACACCAAAAGAATGGATCATCTGCAGCGACTCCTTGTCCCTCCACATGATCAGTCTAGGGAGTGACACATACCTCGTATACAAAATTATTACTACTGTCACCGACATCAACCAAGCAGGACACAGTGTTGTctttcagtgggttccttcCCACTGTGGAATCCAAGGGAACGAGGCTGCGGATGAAACAGCTAGAGAAGCGCTCGCCAAGAGAACCCTCAGTGGAATTCCTTTCACAAAAGCTGGCGCCAAATCATATATCCGACAACGGACAGCACAACGATCGGTACACCAGCGGAAAAGAAATCTCAGACTGTCCGACCACCTATCCCACATCGGAACTAAATGGTATCATCCCTAGAAATCAGCATAGGTCGTGTTTGAAAATGTATGTAATATTTCCTCAAGATACACAAAAAACGGCTAAGTACACGTACTCAGATACTTTTACTAAGTTACTTAACAACCCTGGATACGCTCCACGTGATCATCCAATGCCCCGCCTTCAAACAGCACCGAGAAAGGCTGGAAGTTGTCCTAAGCAAGCTCGACTCGCGCCCCTTCAGTTTTTGTAAGCTGCTAGGTAAATGGCCATGCTCAAAAttgcaaaagaaagcggagaaagcCCTCTTCGTTTCTCTTAAAGAAAGCGGCATCGCAGACCGCTTCTAAACCTGAACTCAAAAACATGAGACCCAAAGCAAAAGTGTCACGTGTCATTCACTCAAGAGTGACACATGCTAAAGACTTTTCTGTGGATATCACCTATACCACctacaagaaatggagctgcaggtgtcatatgaagtcaccacatagctccagcaaACATCCagttaaaagaagaagaagaacgaccggagtaacgcgttacttttctactcgttactcaattacatttggagtcgagtaattggtaacggtaatcaattactttttccgtggAAGttacggtaacggtaatcaattagtacttttttcgagtacgggcacaagtctgcccccatgtcatcatcactttttcatcatttattgttgttgttactctTCATGCAAGGCATAAAGCGTCACGCAGTACTGGCGATGTGTAATTAGAGTTTGAAGTATTTGCCGCGCATGTCATATTCTTGTATCGCCCTGGATCTTGTGGGAACTGTCACCCTCAATCCCCACCGGGAGACATCCCAGGACCTGTCCTACCTAAGGGAGTACGAGCAAATAACTGCCAAGAGAGCGGTTTATTTGCTGACACCAAAGCGTGCGTATTTGCAGAGCTGACTTTCCAAGCAAACAGAGTGTCTCTAGCGCTCCTGcagttttgtttctctttttttttttttaagcgtgAGTCCCGCGTCCACGCGAAAGTTGCTAGATCCCGGTCATGCACTGTGATCTTGCTGTTGTCAGAGCCACACAAATGTGGGTGGACTCACTTTAAGCGTAAATCTACtatcaattattattattattattattgctgttGTCAGATGAAATTTCACCTCGCTGAAAATTTTAACGGTAAAAGAGTGCGACAAGGCACCGTACACGTAATCTAACTGCAAAAAGTTCAGTATAGTGCTAACTAAGACAAACTAGGAAGGTTTACTTGTGTCAGTACTCGGTAGGAAGACTTCACATTGCTCTGAAATAGTAGTACACTTAACAGATTTACGAGGGTGGTTTAATACGCAACCTTAAAATTTTAATTAATATCCGAACTCCATCTCATACTTAATATTCTTGCTGCGGATGGTAGTGCAGGTCTTCCACTCTGTATGTTGTGTTTTGCGACCTCCGCGTGGCGCGTGCAAGCACGCAACAGTTGATTAACAATGACTGTCCCGCCTCAAGTTTGTACCAGGGAGGAGCAACGGTCAATCATCCGTTTCCATCGGCCTGCCTGATACAGACCCGCCGCCAGACGTCTCGCAGCACCCTCGCGTTTAGCTCAAACGCTGTAGCGGCAAACACGTTCCTtccactccatcgacccgaggATGGAACTCACCCTCTCCCAGCGGCTGTCGCGACAGGAAGAGTCGATCCTCCATCGCCTACGCCTCGATGTTGCCCTGACCCCGCTGCTCCTCTCTAACATGAATAGACGGACGTCCGCGATGTGTCCCTGCAGTGCTGCAGTCGCCGACATATGTCATCTTTTGTTGCACTGCAAGGGGTACGCCGGCCCTTGAGCCGTTCTCGCCTCAAGTCTCACTTCCCTAGGCCACAAGGAACTTCccctggcgacgctgctgggacctgtccggcactccagacagtgggcagtcacccgagccctcctgcgctacctgaaggacactgggctgctcagcagcctttgagccaccccatcgtcccccgccactttttctgttccttttttgcttcttttttttcttttgggaaCAGCAAGTCGGCCtcggcctgtctgacctttcctccttaccttttttcttcttctatcccCCCCCATCCGTTTccttgtgagtgaaggtgtgaAACCCATTgacacagtggcgtagccagaattTCTGGAGGGGTTCTACGGAGGCTCtacatgagggggggggggatcatcAGGGTACAATTGTTGAACATTGAATGCCTAGGGGTCCAGCAGTGCACAACCAAGCATACTGCCCGCCGTCAGAACAAAACGTCGTGCACTGCTCGCAAGGAGTGTACTGCTCAAACGTGACAACGCCCGGTCGCATGTACGTCTCCCGTATGACTACTTCAGGCATCCGTGATCTTCTATTTGAGTTTCTTCCACATCCGCCATATCCGCCTGGCTTCGTGTCGTCCGACTATTACATATTTTGCGCTGCTGATCATGGCTGCCGGAAGATTTGGTTCCGATGACGACGTCAAGCACGCAGTGCATGAGTGGCTATGCACCCGACCCAAAAACTTCTTCCCTGCTGAAATACAGGCGCTTCCCAAACGATGGCGTAGCTGCATTGAAAAGCAGGGGACTACGCAGAAAAATGATACATACGTTGTTTCTCAGTATATTCGCTTTAATTGTTCGTCAATAaattactgtagaagtggtttctttcgcgcggaattatttttcgcgtttttcgcgcacacctccaaaatcgcgaatttaagttcccgcgaataactctggccatatgagggcgaaaatcgttcggcgttcgacgctataccgcgactacctgaccctttctactccatgtagcgtaggcagtttaagcaagcgcagaagattgttttatcccatcaggcaagatgaaaagaaatgaaaattcatcatgcttttgttactcctataaacgctttgcactatacatgccatataccactataccacgaagccagaacatgcctttccccgcataatcaaaaccagcttgaatgatagtaccacatctcaaccgaaaTGGTCAGTGtcccgagtgataattaataagaaccGCTAAAATAAACTGactaacttgcacacggccagtactatggcctcctacagggtccctaaaggccatttgacagggcctttcctcccatctctgtgaggagaagaaaggaatagacctagaatgccgcaatccacgtgaacaacggatgtcttagtacgtgccgaaatatgcccgagtattgacggcggcacgatatgcaggagcaaagcactcccggaaacctgtgccgcgaatttaagttctcgcgaatcaatcctcaaagcagctctgctcgaaaacgcgaaaatattttccacgcggaaaaaacaaCTTCTACAGTATTTAAGGTTACTTACTGAACCACGCTCGTAGTTTACGCGAGCGGTTCACAACGTTGGAAGTAGTGAAGAACGTGCGTTCTTAACCATGGAGGAGGCTAGAAACCTATAAGGAGACCACGctcccatactatcccatacTGGTGCGATGCATGAAAGTGTGGTGGAAGTGACGGCATGCCTGCTATGTCACGTGAGCCAACCGACCAATCCGCGAGCTTGCGCCGTGTGTGCGGCAAACAATGCAGCAGCTGGCGTAGGTACGCGCAACACTACATGCCGCCATAAGCGACGCAGCGAACTGAAGGGGACGGAATGCGGCAAATGTCTGTTAAAGGTGTTCCAGAGGAAGCAGTGAAATTACCCATGCATGTGGTGCATGTGGTTAAGACAGAGAGTGGGACTAAAAGGTTACATTCAGGCCGCATGAAGCAAATGGCCCGAAAAATTGCACGAGCTGCAAACTTATCATGTTCGAATGTCGCTTTTTCTCGTTAACGTTTCAAAGTCGCGGTCAGATTTATTTGCGGTAAATTAGAACAGAACTGCGATTCGCTTGAGCGCAACCAACGTGAAAAGAAATCTCATACTGCTGCGCTACCGCACAGGGAACAACATATACCAGCAGTCCAGcacccgtggcatagtggttagagtagccgctttccacgccgagacagggaggtgacgcgggttcgaatccccgcaccggttgtgctgtctggggttttcctgcagactttccagacgaatgtcggcacagttcccctgaagtcggcccaggacgcatactaacccccctgtctcccactccttcctgctgtcctctctccatgtgtccacgtctgtacgcagctcatagccacagttgcttcacggcgttAACACGGAGTAAAATAGGAATAACATAGAGGGCTCGCCGAAGATAAGCGCGGACAGCTTTGAACTCGGGAGAACGTAACTCCCACAGTGCACCGCGCGCTGCCTGCCGGGGTTTGTGCAAGTCGTCCATTTGTGCCCTATGTCATTTTTCTTTCAACTCAGAGCACAATCAAACCCACTCTTGGAGCTGCTCAAGGCGCTGGGGGAGGGAGAACGGGCGAGATTGCCCCGCACAACACGAAGGCGTCTCCAtaacttaataataataatagtttatGTATCACTTTCGTGAATGGGAGGAGGGACAAAAAGTTTAGAGGACTTGACTTCTGAAGCAGACTCATTAATTTCATAAtgtgaaaagcctgagtctgtgCACAAGTATAGGAACAGGACGGACACGCGTCTCGGGCTACACATACGACACACACGACACGAGTCGTGTGTTCGTCCTGTCCGTTGTTCCCAGATTATGGcgtttgtccaccagctggcctgcatatacTTTTCCTCCCTTCATGTTCGCCCACAGAAATAAGATTCAGTTaaatgtgtttgtttgtttcaacTAATTCGCAGAATACACTTGGCTTCCTAAGTCGTTACTCGCATTACTTATAATTCTGTATTTCATTGTCTCTTGGTCAGCAGCTTGTCAGACCATCAAAGCAGACGTCTCAGGAGATTAGATATGGCTGAAGGTATGCGTGACGTGCCTTTTGGCTTATAATGCACTGCAATAAAGTATGATGTAGATAAACGACACCATGACTATACGAGCAAGCAACATATGCATACGAGCAAgggaggagagagagaaggaataTAGCATGACGAAATTTGTGCAATTGTGTTGCCTTATTACGTGACGTGACGGTaacaattttctttttcttgcagaCATGGAGCCTATTATCTAATCGGCCGGAAAAAGTAGAGACGGTGAGTAGAAACAAAGCTTTCATCGTTTCTCTAATTTGTTGTCTTCCCCTGCTTCCCCCGACACACACACTTACttttgtgtgtgcgcgcgcaagTGAACAGAAATGCAAAGCGGTGCCCTACGTCAACATTACCTTGTCCGAGATTTACGAATAGTTTAGTTCATTGGAAACACGTCGTGCATGCAAGCTAAAGCGCTCGAAAGGCGACTCGTACGGAGCCGAACTCTTTTCGTGTTAACGCAGCAAGAAAGGCGTTTTTGATTGCGAAGAATATCCGACTAACTACATAAcattttcacgcaagaaatgtgAGCGTAGTATATCTGCAGAGCGATTCCCACGCCCGCGCGTCACAAGTGTATACGTCACAATGTCGAAAGACAAGAACACAATAGAGACAGCGCCATCTGGACCAATGAAAGCCTGCTCGCTACTCGACTTCACGTATCGTAAGTAGTCCCTTCAATCACACGCATTTAGCCCCAGTAGCCATGGGAAAGATTTCGAGCTAAAGAGCCTACGGAGAGAGTTATTTGGAGTCGTGGAGTCAAATGCTCCTGTCAGACATATTTATTTCAGCGAGAAGAGGGAGCGAACTTTCCCTTTAGAGAAGCTCGAGAGCACGATCCCGACTTTCGAGGACTACGCGCACCGTCGACGTCGCTTCCATTCATGCAACTGCCAGCCACAAAGACATCCCTCGTCCGTGACTTGTCTCAACGGTTTACGTACGCTCGAGGCTAAGTTTAGCCTCGTATTCCGCATTAAGCCTTTCAACCTCTCTGCGACCTATCGCACTCGGGGTTATTCGCACAGGCAATGACTGGTCACATCAGGGCTTACATCTAGCTTGGATTTTGACACTGGTTAGTTGTCGGACACGGAAATATCTCCTATGTCAGCAATCTGAGCTCCACTGTAGCACCGTTAATGGCGTTCCCACCACATGGGGCTCATTTTCGTCAGGTCCACCTGGACCTCGCCAACTAGTTTCAGGGTTTCAGGTCTGCACAAGTATCTCCCGCATAGTCACGTGGATAGATCCTTTCCTCGGACATTGCATTGGTCGTTGTGGTACATCCCGTCGTCAACGACGACAGTGCGCGCACATCAGTTTGCAACCACACTATATGCTTGGCGCTTAACCCATCAAACTACCGCCATCTGCTGCCAGTGGTATTCTTAACGTTTCACAAGGTACCGAAAGCATCGTCGCGCTCCAAGGACAACGCATTGGCACTTCATACCTCGTGCTGCTCGGACTCCACGCTCAA includes these proteins:
- the LOC135387331 gene encoding uncharacterized protein LOC135387331; its protein translation is MDLSPEKTVFIAVTRKKLKDFSLTVRGEAIKRTSSHRFLGIVLHRNLSWTQEIRKLQQKTKTYISIMKIMAGVRWGNTSMIMNFHQALVRQSLAHNIPHLQNITAHQERQLDAILGRSLRICLGVPKTTRTSLVLAEAREPPAVVLRSQELERHLVRLITRHSDHELIKKVASRHKSSAARTLKQLLRSLPKKRIHTTKQDRPPWLLHEPRVHMTIPCINKKADTNSSVLRTSALTHLEEKFPAKTMIYTDGSCSQGKSASAFVVEDVRKGYRLSHDTSSTMAELRGIFRALCHIRKSTPKEWIICSDSLSLHMISLGSDTYLVYKIITTVTDINQAGHSVVFQWVPSHCGIQGNEAADETAREALAKRTLSGIPFTKAGAKSYIRQRTAQRSVHQRKRNLRLSDHLSHIGTKWYHP